The following proteins come from a genomic window of Mammaliicoccus sp. Marseille-Q6498:
- a CDS encoding type II toxin-antitoxin system HicB family antitoxin, with amino-acid sequence MKYHFYALLEKEDNFYNVSFPDLPGANTFGEGIEDAIEMASDALGGHLLVMEDDNDYIPKSTDYQELAKKLNENEQLQLVKVDTDIVRLREENKPQ; translated from the coding sequence ATGAAGTACCATTTCTATGCTTTATTAGAAAAAGAAGATAATTTTTATAACGTTTCATTTCCTGATTTACCTGGAGCAAATACCTTTGGTGAAGGCATAGAAGATGCGATAGAAATGGCATCCGATGCTTTAGGTGGCCATTTATTAGTTATGGAAGATGATAACGACTATATCCCTAAGTCTACAGACTATCAAGAACTTGCGAAGAAACTTAATGAAAATGAACAATTACAATTAGTTAAAGTGGATACAGACATTGTCAGATTACGTGAAGAAAATAAACCCCAATAA
- a CDS encoding ribonuclease HI family protein, whose protein sequence is MPQIYFDAATKGNPGESTCASVIVIENERHQFTKTLGIMDNHRAEWEALIFSLEEACRLDVKNALIYTDSKLIGDSIQKNYVKNEDYKPYFEQFQQLEKNFELIFVKWVPREQNKEANQLAQTALRKEMKKIK, encoded by the coding sequence ATGCCACAGATTTATTTTGATGCAGCAACTAAAGGAAACCCGGGAGAAAGTACGTGCGCATCGGTAATTGTAATAGAAAATGAACGACACCAATTTACTAAAACATTAGGAATAATGGACAATCACCGCGCAGAATGGGAAGCATTAATATTTTCTTTAGAAGAAGCATGTAGATTAGATGTAAAGAATGCACTCATTTATACAGACTCCAAATTAATTGGAGATAGCATTCAAAAAAACTACGTAAAAAATGAAGACTACAAACCCTACTTCGAACAATTTCAACAATTAGAAAAAAACTTTGAATTAATTTTTGTTAAGTGGGTACCGAGAGAACAGAATAAAGAAGCTAACCAACTCGCACAAACAGCATTAAGAAAAGAAATGAAGAAGATCAAATAA
- a CDS encoding 5'-3' exonuclease, giving the protein MGNKILLIDGMALLFRHFYATSIHKQFMRDSKGIPTNAVQGFVRHTFTVINDIKPTHVAVCWDMGSKTFRNEMFEAYKSNRVAPPEEMIPQFDRAKEIAEKLGLFNLGIVNYEADDVIGTISKKAQEKGHTTYIVSGDRDLLQCIDTNVDIWLTKKGFNIYNKYDLEKFREEYGLEPHQLVDVKAFMGDTADGYPGVKGIGEKTAIKLIQQYQSVDQVLENVHELTAGQQNKINTYKEDLIMSKRLAEIHTDVPLEVNDLLTKMEYNHHIENSINICNEHELYVSSKYLTTNYL; this is encoded by the coding sequence ATGGGAAATAAAATATTATTAATAGACGGAATGGCTTTATTATTTAGACATTTCTATGCAACGAGTATACACAAACAATTTATGAGAGACTCAAAAGGGATACCTACAAATGCAGTACAAGGATTTGTTAGACATACATTTACAGTTATAAATGACATTAAACCAACACATGTAGCAGTATGTTGGGATATGGGATCAAAAACATTTAGAAACGAAATGTTCGAAGCATATAAATCTAATCGCGTAGCACCACCAGAAGAAATGATCCCTCAATTTGATAGAGCAAAAGAAATCGCAGAGAAATTAGGATTGTTTAACTTAGGTATTGTAAACTATGAAGCGGATGATGTTATCGGTACAATTAGTAAAAAAGCACAAGAAAAAGGACACACAACATATATCGTAAGTGGCGATAGAGACTTACTACAATGTATAGATACAAACGTTGATATATGGCTAACTAAAAAAGGATTCAATATTTATAACAAATATGACCTTGAAAAATTTAGAGAAGAATACGGACTAGAACCACACCAATTAGTAGACGTAAAAGCATTTATGGGAGACACAGCAGACGGATACCCAGGTGTGAAAGGAATCGGAGAAAAGACAGCCATTAAACTGATACAACAATATCAATCAGTAGACCAAGTATTAGAAAACGTACATGAACTAACAGCAGGACAACAAAACAAAATCAATACTTACAAAGAAGACTTAATCATGTCAAAACGACTAGCAGAAATTCATACAGATGTACCGTTAGAAGTGAATGACTTATTAACAAAAATGGAATATAACCATCATATAGAAAATTCAATCAATATATGTAACGAACACGAGTTATACGTTTCAAGTAAGTATTTAACAACGAATTATTTGTAA
- a CDS encoding dynamin family protein: MESNKESLDLLYKLKKEIEKSSNTQLVKQINEMIKKVYNEQYTVSFVGHFSAGKSTLINNVIGQNILPSSPVPTTSNTAQLISSDENKITVNLNQDQYTIVKEHEEVKKLNTEDREVESIEIEFKSDKFNNGFTFQDTPGVDSMRDNHRESAFQYLLTSNYVFYTVDYNHVQSDMNFNFIKSLNKLDIPVILVVNQIDKHDEEEISFNTYKARVNKAISDWQLNVEEIFYVSKYDTPFNERQQFNQYIHDLDQKRTDHQAFIDRVTNYIKQDQLEYIQTYMEDILSDIDSTEEDFDEDYKAYQEKYDIQNEQSLIQDKEQFTQNLKEKRKEILDNAYLMPYEMRETIRKYLETTAKDYKVKGLFNKDKKKEAIQNEKLEEVKKELDLKIHDEITKVWIKSLKNLNKYITDESLFESIINQQYTISKEELAEHVQEQTTITNDYVIIYTKGITDIITRNIRSETNQLINEIVNKSEVHVESNKDTDALNKYKQFVELKDLKTSLVTNNFQHYYIHLDESIDKLIDRNFINIKDLNLKNETKAQRKYKETKTELKNSNIQQVKEKINHLNTLPVFNNEVENIQEQINRIDENITKIAVFGTFSAGKSSLINAILKKPILLSSPNPTTASITEISYGHKQEVMFKTYEQLLEEINHITEVANVTYDTIESFIKDQNIRKHPSLSNHHIAFFDAIETNFKHYEETLKNNEPVEFEIEELEKLTADDTHAAFVHKINLRLEEDWLKDKIIIDSPGLNSNNQRHTRETEQIIASSDLIIYVSYFNHAFTDKDGEFLAYMRDMNNLQQSQGLKFVINAIDLAESEEDKEAVITYVESSLDDLNIKPECYPVSSKQAIKSYDDYFNHFMEAIEHFVKVESKAVLQAQVESRLNQIENELESMVNTYRQDKDKFEQRKEILTQFKNKQNFSNQIVIKSHHQLEKEINDQLYYLKDRLNIQLNDIVKKHFNTSTVTDDFKQSLQISTKQYIDDLNQKLSLESSLIVERMKNFYDKTFDDLLTPTIVELNEASILISKFKHAFEHNVIPEPLSVHIQDLSNKTIRTISKKDLLKTSKAKDIQSEILNDTILLLDEPIVSFNQSLTENLNGYDEQAEGYITEYNQETDRLIESYLSIEINNEVIEQIEQVLKEI; this comes from the coding sequence ATGGAAAGCAATAAAGAATCTTTAGACTTACTTTATAAATTAAAAAAAGAAATCGAAAAATCTTCAAATACACAATTAGTCAAACAAATTAATGAAATGATTAAAAAAGTTTATAACGAACAATATACAGTGAGCTTCGTAGGACATTTTTCTGCAGGTAAATCTACGTTAATAAACAATGTCATCGGACAAAATATATTGCCGAGTTCACCCGTACCGACGACAAGTAATACAGCGCAATTGATTTCATCAGATGAAAATAAAATTACGGTTAACTTAAATCAAGACCAATACACAATTGTTAAAGAACATGAGGAAGTTAAAAAGCTTAATACAGAAGATAGAGAAGTGGAATCTATAGAGATTGAATTTAAATCAGATAAATTCAACAACGGTTTTACTTTCCAAGATACGCCAGGTGTAGATTCTATGCGTGACAATCATAGAGAAAGTGCGTTCCAATATTTATTAACGTCTAACTATGTTTTTTACACAGTAGATTACAATCACGTTCAATCTGATATGAATTTCAATTTCATTAAATCACTTAACAAACTAGATATCCCGGTTATACTCGTCGTGAATCAAATCGATAAACATGACGAAGAAGAAATTTCATTTAACACGTATAAAGCGAGAGTGAATAAAGCCATTAGTGATTGGCAATTAAATGTTGAAGAAATCTTCTATGTGTCTAAATACGATACACCATTTAATGAAAGACAACAGTTCAATCAATATATTCATGATTTAGATCAAAAACGTACTGATCATCAAGCTTTTATAGACCGTGTGACAAATTATATTAAGCAAGACCAACTCGAATATATTCAAACATATATGGAAGATATTCTTTCTGATATAGATTCTACTGAAGAAGATTTTGATGAAGATTACAAAGCGTATCAAGAAAAATACGACATTCAGAATGAACAATCTTTAATTCAAGATAAAGAACAATTCACGCAAAATTTAAAAGAAAAGCGCAAAGAAATTTTAGATAATGCTTACTTAATGCCTTACGAAATGAGAGAAACCATTCGCAAGTATTTAGAAACGACAGCGAAAGATTACAAAGTAAAAGGGCTATTTAATAAAGATAAGAAAAAAGAAGCGATACAAAATGAAAAACTTGAAGAAGTGAAAAAAGAACTCGATTTGAAAATTCACGATGAAATTACGAAAGTATGGATTAAATCACTTAAAAACTTAAACAAATATATTACAGACGAATCTTTGTTTGAAAGTATTATCAATCAACAATATACAATATCTAAAGAAGAACTTGCTGAACACGTGCAAGAACAAACAACTATCACAAATGATTATGTCATCATATATACAAAAGGTATAACAGATATTATTACACGCAACATTCGTAGTGAAACGAATCAACTGATTAATGAAATTGTAAACAAAAGTGAAGTACACGTTGAATCTAATAAAGATACAGACGCCTTAAATAAATATAAACAGTTTGTAGAATTGAAAGATTTAAAAACATCACTCGTAACAAATAATTTCCAACATTATTATATTCATTTAGACGAATCAATCGATAAATTAATAGATAGAAATTTCATTAATATTAAAGATTTAAATTTAAAGAATGAAACGAAAGCACAACGTAAATATAAAGAAACGAAAACAGAACTGAAAAATAGTAATATTCAACAAGTTAAAGAAAAAATCAACCATTTAAACACACTACCTGTATTTAATAACGAAGTTGAAAATATTCAAGAACAAATTAACCGTATCGACGAAAACATTACAAAAATTGCTGTATTTGGTACGTTTAGTGCAGGGAAAAGCAGTTTAATCAATGCAATATTAAAAAAACCAATATTATTAAGTTCACCAAACCCAACGACAGCAAGTATTACTGAAATCAGTTATGGCCATAAACAAGAAGTGATGTTTAAAACGTATGAACAACTATTAGAAGAAATTAACCACATTACAGAAGTGGCTAATGTAACGTACGACACGATAGAATCATTTATTAAAGATCAAAACATTAGAAAACATCCTTCATTATCCAATCATCATATTGCATTTTTCGATGCGATTGAAACGAACTTTAAACATTACGAAGAAACATTAAAAAATAACGAACCTGTTGAATTCGAAATAGAAGAACTTGAAAAATTAACAGCAGATGATACACATGCAGCGTTCGTACATAAAATTAATTTACGATTAGAAGAAGATTGGTTAAAAGATAAAATCATTATCGATTCACCAGGATTAAATTCTAATAACCAACGACATACGAGAGAAACAGAACAAATCATTGCTTCAAGTGACCTTATCATCTATGTCAGTTACTTCAATCATGCCTTTACAGACAAAGATGGCGAATTTTTAGCTTATATGAGAGATATGAACAATTTACAACAGTCACAAGGATTAAAGTTTGTTATAAATGCGATAGACTTAGCAGAATCAGAAGAAGATAAAGAAGCGGTTATTACATACGTTGAATCTTCATTAGATGATTTGAACATTAAACCTGAATGTTATCCTGTATCAAGTAAACAAGCGATTAAATCTTACGACGATTACTTTAATCATTTTATGGAAGCAATTGAGCATTTTGTAAAAGTTGAAAGTAAGGCTGTATTACAAGCACAAGTCGAATCAAGACTAAATCAAATTGAGAACGAACTTGAATCAATGGTGAACACGTATAGACAAGATAAAGATAAATTTGAACAAAGAAAAGAAATTTTAACGCAATTTAAAAATAAACAAAACTTTTCAAATCAAATTGTGATAAAATCCCATCACCAATTAGAAAAAGAAATTAACGATCAATTATATTATTTAAAAGATAGACTCAATATACAGTTGAATGACATTGTGAAGAAGCATTTTAATACATCAACCGTAACAGACGACTTTAAACAATCACTTCAAATAAGCACGAAACAATATATTGATGATTTAAATCAAAAGTTAAGCCTTGAAAGTTCTTTAATCGTAGAAAGAATGAAGAATTTTTATGACAAAACATTTGATGATTTATTAACACCGACGATTGTGGAATTAAATGAAGCTTCCATACTCATTTCGAAATTTAAACATGCATTTGAACATAACGTCATACCAGAACCTTTAAGTGTTCATATACAAGACTTATCAAATAAGACTATTCGCACGATATCTAAAAAGGACTTACTGAAAACATCTAAAGCTAAAGACATACAAAGTGAGATATTAAATGATACAATATTGCTGTTAGACGAACCAATCGTATCCTTTAACCAATCATTAACTGAGAATTTAAATGGCTATGATGAACAAGCAGAAGGATATATTACAGAATATAATCAAGAAACAGATCGCCTCATTGAATCATATTTATCAATAGAAATAAATAATGAAGTCATTGAACAAATTGAACAAGTATTAAAAGAGATATAA